One stretch of Halalkalicoccus tibetensis DNA includes these proteins:
- a CDS encoding ParA family protein codes for MTSNTSQPHAVSVALQKGGVGKTTLAINLADRLTAQGHEVLLADLDQQGNATEGVGLAEHYTADTHLGHFLEDEDSVQFSDIVHSAHGFDVLPANKDYDDLEDKIRTTSFAELWLRRQIVDPFLGDTYDYIVFDSPPNLGPLSDASLVASRNVVIPLLMSEPSVSGFERMYTQQIQPLRNEFEINILAIVPNALSGDNEERRIIGDLEESQFGSLLPTFARSAQFDESPGPGIRSRIAFKRAYREGKPLAKFEPENDMIPRLDELATIVENGGIEDG; via the coding sequence ATGACTTCGAATACTTCTCAACCGCATGCGGTTAGTGTCGCACTCCAGAAAGGCGGTGTTGGGAAGACGACGCTTGCTATTAATCTTGCAGATCGGCTCACTGCACAGGGCCATGAGGTCCTCTTGGCCGATCTCGATCAACAGGGAAACGCAACCGAAGGTGTTGGGCTTGCAGAACACTATACGGCAGACACTCATCTTGGACACTTTTTAGAAGACGAAGACAGTGTACAATTTTCAGACATTGTACACAGCGCTCACGGGTTTGATGTCCTGCCAGCGAACAAGGACTACGACGATCTTGAAGATAAAATCAGAACGACCTCGTTTGCTGAACTCTGGCTTCGTCGGCAGATCGTTGATCCGTTCCTTGGCGATACATACGATTACATTGTCTTTGACTCGCCACCGAACCTGGGGCCACTCTCAGATGCATCCCTCGTTGCGAGTCGGAACGTGGTCATTCCTTTATTGATGAGTGAACCGAGCGTCAGTGGCTTCGAGCGGATGTACACCCAGCAGATACAACCGCTGCGCAATGAGTTTGAGATCAATATCCTGGCGATCGTCCCTAACGCCCTTTCAGGCGACAACGAAGAACGGCGTATTATCGGCGACCTCGAAGAATCTCAGTTTGGGTCGCTTCTCCCTACTTTTGCACGGTCCGCACAATTTGATGAATCGCCTGGACCGGGGATCCGTTCACGGATCGCATTCAAGCGTGCCTATCGAGAGGGTAAACCGCTCGCGAAGTTTGAACCAGAAAACGACATGATTCCACGGCTCGATGAACTTGCTACGATCGTCGAAAACGGGGGGATAGAGGATGGTTGA
- a CDS encoding DUF6788 family protein: MTPTAPSSLPNYLADGLPKQDDETLQEVQEYVDELLAAREHRRSEPVSEDELPEDAQVLENESSGAVYLEYRTCGDESCSCMSGGAKHGPYKYRAYRDGDTVRREYLGKASGSDTD; encoded by the coding sequence ATGACTCCGACTGCACCGTCATCGCTCCCGAATTACCTCGCCGACGGGCTTCCCAAACAGGACGACGAGACCCTGCAGGAAGTCCAAGAATACGTCGACGAGCTGCTTGCCGCTCGCGAACACCGTCGAAGCGAGCCAGTGAGCGAAGACGAACTGCCTGAGGATGCCCAGGTGCTTGAGAACGAATCAAGCGGCGCTGTGTATCTCGAGTATCGAACGTGCGGTGATGAGAGCTGTTCGTGTATGAGCGGTGGTGCAAAGCATGGCCCCTACAAATATCGGGCCTATCGCGACGGAGACACTGTGCGGCGGGAGTATCTGGGTAAAGCGTCCGGCAGCGATACGGACTGA
- a CDS encoding phosphate ABC transporter ATP-binding protein, whose translation MSKLETDSLTKAIGGELIVDSISLRVKESTVLAIIGPSGAGKSSFLRLLNRLDEPTDGSVYLDGTDYREIDPQELRRHVGFISQESALLPGSVRENVAMSDRIRDKPINEQRVTRLLDRMHLPGYENRAVSDLSGGERQRVSIARTLYVEPEVLLLDEPTAHLDTATEMEIEELLAELIHNNDLTCVIVTHDTAQARRLGDRVVRFEAGKITANGTPEEIIG comes from the coding sequence ATGTCGAAGCTTGAAACTGATTCTCTCACCAAAGCTATCGGTGGTGAACTTATCGTCGACTCCATTTCTCTTCGTGTCAAGGAGTCCACTGTCCTCGCTATTATCGGTCCATCGGGAGCGGGCAAATCATCGTTTCTTCGGCTTCTTAACCGTCTCGATGAACCGACCGATGGATCCGTCTATCTCGACGGCACTGACTATCGAGAGATCGACCCCCAGGAGCTTCGACGGCATGTTGGATTCATCTCACAAGAGTCGGCGCTTCTTCCCGGCAGCGTCCGCGAAAACGTCGCTATGAGCGATCGAATACGGGACAAGCCAATCAATGAACAGCGAGTAACGAGACTTCTCGATCGAATGCATCTCCCGGGATACGAGAATCGGGCAGTGTCGGACCTCTCAGGAGGTGAACGCCAGCGGGTTTCGATTGCTCGGACGCTCTATGTTGAGCCGGAGGTGTTGCTCCTCGACGAGCCCACTGCCCATCTCGATACGGCGACCGAAATGGAGATCGAAGAACTACTCGCAGAGCTGATCCACAATAACGACTTGACCTGTGTCATCGTTACACACGACACCGCACAGGCGAGGCGACTCGGTGATCGCGTCGTTCGATTCGAGGCTGGTAAGATTACTGCAAACGGAACACCCGAGGAGATCATCGGATGA
- a CDS encoding ABC transporter permease: MQVVVAGAVIGILLAAHLAWAAVVLAFMIVVAGWISMKRGVAIPGVFRSSVASIGFGAGAVIVMMTLAGAIETTMRDLIVIGSMIIANAMKTNSLVLDRFTGEVVSNRSEIEAMLSVGASPDQAIREYVSTSVYASIIPILDSIKSLGIVQIPGLMAGMIIAGANPIYAAQYQFVIMLMIFAAGGLTVVVNTILLSRRVFTDAKQLDKGVLDAIES; encoded by the coding sequence GTGCAAGTCGTCGTGGCCGGAGCAGTAATCGGCATTCTGTTAGCAGCCCACCTCGCGTGGGCGGCAGTCGTTCTCGCGTTCATGATCGTCGTTGCTGGATGGATCTCGATGAAACGCGGCGTCGCGATTCCGGGCGTGTTCCGGAGTTCAGTGGCATCGATCGGATTCGGTGCAGGAGCCGTAATCGTGATGATGACGCTTGCGGGCGCGATAGAGACGACGATGCGCGATCTCATCGTCATCGGGAGTATGATCATCGCAAACGCGATGAAGACCAATTCACTGGTGTTAGATCGGTTCACGGGCGAGGTCGTTTCGAATCGTTCGGAGATCGAGGCGATGTTGAGCGTCGGTGCCTCGCCGGATCAAGCGATTCGTGAGTACGTCTCGACGAGCGTTTATGCATCGATCATCCCGATCCTGGATAGTATCAAGAGTCTCGGTATCGTTCAGATTCCAGGGCTCATGGCGGGGATGATCATCGCTGGAGCGAACCCGATCTACGCAGCCCAGTACCAGTTTGTGATCATGCTGATGATTTTCGCAGCAGGCGGATTGACTGTCGTTGTGAACACCATTCTTCTTAGTCGCCGGGTATTCACCGATGCGAAGCAACTCGACAAGGGTGTTCTCGACGCGATAGAGTCCTAA
- a CDS encoding lactate utilization protein, giving the protein MPDDETLEETIANIERRNITVTICETEDDAIEYLRDRIPTNASVANGRSTTLSELGFIDYLEGEDGFTYLNDRIREIDDDHRRDEARREAVTADVFFDSPNAIAATGQIVGVNGKGTSLGAWPYPARRLILVSGTNKIVSSLEDALDRIRNVAYPLEDARVQTVEGHGSVIGKVMIYEHEKEDNRTELVLVKDNYGF; this is encoded by the coding sequence TTGCCGGACGACGAGACGCTCGAAGAGACGATAGCAAACATCGAACGACGAAACATTACTGTGACGATCTGTGAAACCGAGGACGACGCTATAGAATATCTCAGAGACCGAATTCCAACGAACGCCTCGGTAGCGAACGGCCGATCGACGACACTCTCCGAACTCGGATTCATCGACTATCTCGAGGGAGAAGACGGATTCACCTATCTCAACGATCGCATTCGGGAAATCGATGACGACCATCGGCGTGACGAGGCGCGTCGCGAGGCGGTTACGGCGGACGTGTTTTTCGATAGCCCGAACGCTATCGCGGCGACCGGTCAGATCGTTGGAGTAAACGGGAAGGGAACGAGCCTCGGTGCGTGGCCCTACCCCGCGCGTCGTCTCATTCTCGTCAGTGGAACGAACAAAATCGTGTCGTCACTTGAGGATGCGTTAGATCGGATACGGAATGTGGCTTATCCGTTAGAGGACGCCCGAGTACAAACTGTCGAAGGACACGGAAGCGTAATTGGGAAGGTGATGATTTACGAGCATGAGAAGGAGGACAATCGAACGGAACTCGTGCTCGTAAAGGACAACTACGGTTTCTGA
- a CDS encoding HVO_0649 family zinc finger protein, with the protein MSQGPTARSPFERVRDRYENSEKKCPDCGYIGEDGEWKSETDGRVIVYQYRCSSCNATRRHVFNLER; encoded by the coding sequence ATGTCTCAGGGACCAACAGCAAGGAGTCCCTTCGAACGGGTGCGCGACCGATACGAGAATTCGGAGAAAAAATGCCCGGACTGTGGATATATCGGCGAGGACGGCGAATGGAAATCAGAAACGGATGGGCGTGTGATAGTATACCAATACCGGTGCTCAAGTTGCAACGCGACCCGTCGGCATGTATTTAACCTCGAAAGATAG